The following proteins are encoded in a genomic region of Cryptococcus gattii WM276 chromosome I, complete sequence:
- a CDS encoding Nuclear elongation and deformation protein 1, putative (Similar to TIGR gene model, INSD accession AAW42851.1): MQYLSKAYNYYSGINPATLSGAIDVIVVRHVDTDGTVTLSSSPFHVRFGKLQVLRAAEKRVTIRLPNNLPAPHVAPFHMKVGETGEAFFVVETDEQVPEDLLTSPVVMPIETEAPPSPPLPDEHPQEEEHRESLTQEPFGDTEQQVPPHESPLGEVDFLDLNASPPGTPNKPRGDTHTAANISNSLTKSSLLGTASSLLPGPLKPSPSKYSDKNPPPPLPRQPSIDDGTPNGNDESKAKQSSRPVVSNTNDEPNPMQAHPGEKAGLPLRDHKLEKLKSDSHNITAGVKAAQGEEGLPKVKAGQGEGPEVVYGKDVVLDMDGYHSSARADGSASENEQDGPVEMFIQDLLASVQPAASTMDDRPKPRKSRSANTEVPSSRSDEDEDEDGDGDAHTPVEFSPRQGDSSARQNLSISNPRNRPPTRNRLDRGQSEPPQLQSQDDLSRSPDRGAKAAMEMEWDWGRRKPVGSDDEMDEGGSNSIARLPLGRLKNVEENPYMFVLEVGKRTHMFELALCEEWGHNSTEASQEAAFIMNRLTFQKFIESPTVVDDPNIVVRYNDLFFTWSSGYRLLYALSMYRRVLVPPAASPSSPTLPAMSLSGLNAGEQRRRSEGRVGTGEAVQRQSGYGWSRWWRRGQSSGSSAPQGSPAAPVQELHREPKTETAPARTTPVPGTPSTELHGQSKEVDSSGTGTEAGTRAGLQEEDGNAGKVSPSEEGKKNYAKTLRLSSEQLQQLHLKPGPNTVQFSVTSSYSGLATCAARIFLWEDTDQIVISDIDGTITKSDALGHVFAAIGRDWTHPGIAKLYTDIGNNGYKILYLTSRAIGQADTTREYLKSIAQGQYRMPEGPVLMSPDRLMASLHREVIMRKPELFKMACLRDIQRLFGTQAKEAFFAGFGNRITDAMSYRSVGIDASKIYTIDSTGVVRTELLQAAGHKGSYIQLNDLVNEVFPPVSTKFKPEYTDFNYWRDPVPEVALPDFSPPSPALSARSDTSGRLSVLGKIAGIGRRSSRATIGHAHSPSSASISGASQVDPSSRPSSPLIAPSLTSDDLSEVEDGEGEADEQRSLSSMPGSFEDDRGKHLNDSFFAPHSQGQQSRSSRSLEDQKGGRGKEEGGGEEGREDGEGEREGGDSYSYDDDAIFDDDILAAGEMQHVPF, translated from the exons ATGCAGTATCTCTCTAAAGCGTACAACTACT ACTCTGGCATAAATCCTGCTACTCTCTCAGGGGCTATCGATGTCATCGTCGTCCGACATGTCGACACTGATGGTACAGTCActctctcctcctcgccATTTCATGTCCGTTTTGGCAAGCTTCAAGTCCTGCGAGCCGCAGAAAAGCGGGTTACTATAAGACTGCCCAATAATCTTCCTGCTCCTCATGTGGCTCCATTTCATATGAAAGTCGGCGAGACGGGAGAAGCGTTCTTCGTAGTGGAAACGGATGAACAGGTGCCAGAGGATTTGTTGACAAGTCCAGTCGTCATGCCTATCGAA ACTGAAGCGCCGCCTTCACCGCCCTTGCCGGATGAGCATCCccaggaagaagaacaCCGAGAATCCCTGACGCAGGAACCGTTTGGCGATACCGAGCAGCAAGTCCCACCACATGAATCGCCGCTTGGTGAAGTCGACTTTTTGGATCTCAATGCCTCGCCTCCTGGAACCCCGAATAAGCCCAGGGGAGATACGCATACGGCTGCCAATATCTCAAACTCTTTGACCAAGTCCTCTCTTCTTGGTACCGCTTCAAGCCTCCTCCCTGGTCCTTTGAAACCTTCGCCATCCAAATACTCTGACAAGAACCCACCGCCCCCTCTTCCCCGTCAGCCGTCCATTGACGATGGCACTCCCAATGGCAACGACGAGTCGAAAGCCAAGCAGTCCTCTCGCCCTGTTGTTTCCAATACCAATGACGAACCAAATCCCATGCAAGCACATCCGGGAGAGAAAGCCGGTCTTCCCCTGCGCGACCACAAACTCGAAAAGCTCAAGTCAGATAGTCACAATATTACAGCTGGTGTAAAAGCTGCGCAGGGCGAAGAAGGGTTGCCAAAAGTCAAGGCAGGCCAAGGAGAAGGTCCAGAAGTAGTGTATGGCAAGGATGTGGTTCTCGATATGGACGGCTATCATTCTTCAGCCCGTGCGGATGGGTCAGCCTCCGAGAATGAGCAAGATGGTCCTGTGGAGATGTTTATCCAGGATCTATTGGCCTCTGTCCAGCCGGCAGCATCGACGATGGACGACAGACCAAAACCTAGGAAGTCCAGGTCGGCGAATACCGAAGTGCCTTCCTCCAGAAGcgatgaagacgaggacgaggatggagatggagatgcACATACCCCTGTAGAGTTTTCCCCGAGACAAGGCGACTCTTCTGCCCGGCAGAATTTATCTATCTCGAACCCTCGCAACCGGCCACCCACGCGCAATCGGCTTGATCGTGGTCAATCTGAACCGCCCCAATTACAGTCGCAAGATGATCTCTCACGATCGCCCGACCGTGGGGCCAAAGCGGCAATGGAGATGGAATGGGATTGGGGACGCCGCAAACCTGTCGGTAGTGACGATGAGATGGATGAGGGGGGTTCAAACAGTATTGCAAGGCTGCCATTAGGTAGACTGAAGAATGTGGAGGAAAATCCATACATGTTTGTATTGGAAGTGGGTAAGAGAACGCACATGTTTGAGCTTGCTCTATGTGAAGAATGGGGACATAACTCAACT GAGGCGTCTCAAGAAGCAGCTTTCATCATGAACCGTCTAACCTTTCAAAAATTCATCGAATCTCCTACTGTTGTGGATGACCCTAACATCGTCGTGCGATACAATGATCTTTTTTTCACCTGGTCCTCGGGTTATCGCTTGCTATACGCACTATCCATGTATCGCCGAGTTCTTGTACCTCCCGCAGCCTCGCCGAGCTCGCCAACTTTACCAGCAATGTCATTATCCGGCCTGAACGCTGGGGAGCAACGCAGGCGGTCCGAGGGCCGAGTAGGTACAGGAGAAGCGGTGCAAAGACAGAGTGGGTATGGATGGTCGAgatggtggaggaggggaCAGAGTTCGGGCTCTAGTGCTCCGCAAGGATCACCTGCAGCGCCAGTGCAAGAGCTGCATAGGGAACCAAAGACGGAAACAGCACCGGCTCGTACGACACCTGTACCCGGTACACCCAGTACAGAATTGCATGGCCAAAGTAAAGAAGTGGATTCTAGTGGAACAGGAACCGAAGCTGGAACCCGTGCCGGTCTtcaggaggaagatggaaatgCTGGGAAAGTTTCACCAAGtgaagagggaaagaagaattATGCAAAGACTCTGCGACTGTCCTCTGAGCAACTT CAACAACTTCATCTTAAGCCTGGACCAAACACTGTCCAATTTTCAGTCACCTCTTCTTACTCTGGTCTGGCCACGTGTGCAGCGAGGATATTTTTATGGGAGGATACCGATCAGATTGTCATCTCAGATATCGACGGTACTATCACCAA ATCTGACGCCTTGGGTCACGTTTTTGCCGCCATTGGACGTGATTGGACTCACCCCGGTATTGCCAAGCTCTATACTGACATTGGAAATAACGGTTACAAGATCCTTTACCTCACTTCGCGTGCAATCGGGCAGGCGGATACGACAAGAGAATATTTGAAGAGCATTGCGCAAGGACAGTATAGGATGCCTGAGGGTCCAGTGTTAATGAGTCCTGACAGGCTAATGGCGAGTCTACATCG TGAGGTGATCATGCGTAAACCAGAACTCTTCAAGATGGCTTGTCTCCGAGATATCCAACGCTTATTTGGTACTCAAGCTAAAGAAGCATTTTTTGCCGGATTCGGAAACAGGATCACCGATGCGATGAGTTATAGGAGTGTAGGGATTGACGCATCCAAGATCTACACGATTGATTCGACAGGTGTCGTGAGAACAGAGTTGTTGCAGGCTGCAGGGCATAAGGGTAGCTATATCCAGCTT AACGATCTCGTAAACGAAGTCTTCCCTCCTGTATCTACCAAATTTAAACCCGAATATACCGACTTCAATTACTGGCGTGATCCTGTGCCCGAAGTGGCTCTACCAGACttttctcctccttccccaGCTCTGTCTGCTAGGTCAGATACATCCGGTCGTCTGAGTGTATTGGGCAAGATTGCTGGGATAGGAAGGCGTTCATCAAGAGCTACGATTGGACATGCTCATAGTCCGAGCTCTGCAAGTATTAGCGGCGCTTCGCAGGTGGACCCCTCCAGCAGGCCATCAAGCCCACTCATAGCCCCGAGCCTGACGAGCGATGACCTGAGTGAAGT